DNA sequence from the Bacteroidia bacterium genome:
GAGGAATTAAAAATATTTTTAAATTGTTCTTTGTACGGACTAAAATTTACGCCTCCGTGAAAAAAAACTTCCAAGTTGGGCCATACTTCCACAATGTTTTTTTTACCGCTTAACGCGAGAATGTGCCTTAGTAAAATCAGCATCCAGGAAGGAACTCCGGCGATGCTCGTTACATTTTCTTCCATGGTAGCGCGCGCCATCTTTTCCAATTTTTCTTCCCACTCATTCATCAAGGCGATGGAAATATCAGGTGCGCGCAAATACTCCGCCCACTTAGGTAAATTCTCAATAATAATCGCCGATAAATCACCGTGACGCGCGTCGTAATTGGTCAAATTGTCTGCTTCGTGACTTCCGCCCAATGCTAAATTTTTGCCTTTAAAAATTTTTGTTTCTGGATGGTTGTTACAATGAATCGAAACCATGTCTTTGCCGCCTTTGTAATGACAGTCATCCAAAGATTCTTCACTCACCGGAATAAATTTACTTTTATCATTGGTGGTTCCGGATGATTTGGCAAACCATTTTATTTCCGAATGCCACAAAATATTTTGTTCGCCTTTTCTGATTCGATCAATAAAGGGCTTCAAACTTTCGTAATCTTGAATCGGAACGGTATTTTTAAATTGATCAAAATTTTGAATCGAGTGGTAAGAAAAATTTTTTCCCCATTCGGTATCCTTCGCTGAAAAAATTAATTTTTTCAACCACTCATCTTGCACTTCAAGAGGATACTTCATAAAAAGCTCGATTTGGTGCATCCGCTTTTTCATCAACCAATATGCAATCGAATTTAACATGATTTATTTTCAGATTTAAGTTGTTTGAGTTGGGAAACATATTTCTCCATTTCCGACAAACTCAAGGCATTAAAACAATTTTCTTTCGTAAGCATTCCCTTTCGTGCTGTGCCAATCCCGTAAATCATATCGTGGTATCCGCCTTTGTAATGTGCATCCGGATTAATAGAAATTTTCACTCCTTTTTCGATGCAATACGAAATCCAGCGCCAATCAATATCCAAGCGATAGGGATGCGAATTTAATTCCATAATGACATTATTTTCGGCACAAGCATCAATCATTTTTTCCATCTGCAAAGGATAACCTGGGCGCGAGAGCAGCAATCTTCCTGTGGGATGACCGAGTATCGTGGTGTACGGATTTTCAATCGCTTTCAGCAAACGTTGCGTGGCTTTTTCTTCGTCCATTTTTAAATTGGAATGCACGGAAGCCACAATGATATCAAACTGCTCCAATATTTTTTCGTCGTAATCTAAACTTCCGTCATTCAAAATATCGGATTCAATTCCTTTAAAAATTTTGAACGGAAAAAGTTCTTTGTTTAATTTGTCAATTTCTTGAAACTGTGCTAAAACGCGCTCGTATTGCAATCCGTTTGCATAAACTGCCGATTTTGAATGGTCGCAAATAGTCAAATATTCATAACCTAATTCTTTCGCATATTCAGCCATTTCGCGTAAAGTATTAGTGCCATCGCTGTAAGTGGTGTGATTGTGAATAATGCCTTTTAGATCTTTTAATTCAATGAGTTTCGGAATTTTATTTTCGCGCGCCAACTGAATTTCATTCGTACCTTCGCGCAATTCTGGCTCAATATATTGCATTTTTAAGGATGCGTAAATTTCTTCTTCTGAAAAATAATTTTTCGAAGGCACATTTAATTCGCTAACGTGTTCAAGACTTCCAGTAGTTTCGAAGAGTTTGAAAAAATAATTTTCGGGAGCGCAATAAATAATTTTTACGGCATTTGTTTTTGGTATTTCAAAATCACTTAAATCTATTTCGGTAAGTGTGCCAACTAAAATTTCGATACTGTCTACCACTTCATTTTTTCTTCTCAATTCACCGGTAACACTAATTAATTCGATATCATTCTTTTTTTCGATTTCAAAAATTATTTTTTCGGCAATCTCTAAAGCGTAAGAATAATGAAGCTTTCCGGCATTTCCTTCCGAAAATTCGATGGATTTTTTAATTTGATCCTGGGTTTTTAATCCGAAACCTTTTAGAGTTACCAAACGATTTTCGTGGCACGCATACAATAATTCTCCGACGGATTCGATTTCTAATTCTTTCCAAATGGCAGCAATTTTTTTCGGACCAATGCCTTTTATGCTTAGCATTTCAATAATCCCTTCGGGCGTTTTTTTTCTTAGAGCCTCTAATTCGCTTAATTTTCCTGTAGTTTGCAATTCGAAAATTTTTCCAGCAAGACTTTTACCAATAAGTGGATTTGCTTCCATTTCCAATAAAGACGGACTATCCAAAGCAACGTGCGCTTTTCCTAATTTGTAAGTTGCATTCGCAATCGCCGCAGATTTGAACGAGTTTTCATTGTGCAACTCCATGAGCTGTGCCGTTAATTTCAGTTCATTTAAAATTTCCCGAGTATCCATTTGCGTTTGAGTGTTTGCAAATATCTAAAAAAAAAAGGAGCGATGAAAGCAATAAGGAAATACGGGAAAAATCAAAAAAAAAAATTAATTTTGAAGCCATACTTTTACTAAAATGACTGTTGTTTTTATAATATTACTTTGTATTGGCTTGGCGGCAGGGATTTTGAGCGGCTTTGTGGGTATCGGTGGCGGAATCGTGATTGTTCCCTCCTTAATTTTTTTGATTGGATTGTCGCAGTACGAAGCCCAAGGAACAAGTTTGGCGCTGATGCTCCCTCCTATCGGAATTTTAGCAGCATACAATTATTATAAAAATGGAAATCTCAATATTCGATATGCCGCCATTATCGCAGTAGCATTCGTATTTGGAGGGTTTATCGGCTCCAAAACTGCTTTGTCTTTAAATGCGCATGCAGTACGAGAAATTTTCGCTTCCGTCCTCTTACTCCTCTCTCTGAAATATATTTTTTCTAAATAACAAAGAGTAAAAACCAAAAACTATTTGAAATTATCGTTCCGAAAAACATTTTTTCAAGCCTTCGTATTCCGAAAAAGTTTCTTGTTTTAATTTTTCAATGATTTCTTTGCAAGAAGAAATCGTTTCAATTAATTCTACTGATTGTCCTGCGCACCAAAGTGTATCATAGTTTCCAGGTTTTACCGAAGCCTCTAATTCTTTCATTCCTTTAATCTGCACCAACATTTTAAAATATTTTTTAGTGGTTTTATTTTTAGATAAAAACCGCTCAATCATATTTTGTTTGTACCCAATTTTTTTCGCGAAAGGTGTATTAATAATAGTACACGGCGTTCCTGAAATCCTTTCGGTAAGCACAATATCTTCCATTTTAGAATCTACAATCGCATTTTTATATTCCATTTTTACAGTTGCTTCCGTGCTGGCAATAAATCGCGTACCGATGGAAACGCCTGCTGCACCTAATGCGAGCATGGATAAAATTCCTTTTCCGTTTGCAATTCCTCCAGCTGCCACAACTGGTTTTTCAGGAAAATGTTGGTGCAAAGATGGAATCAACACCTGCAACGGAAACGGTCCAGCATGTCCACCAGCGCCTTGTCCAACGGCAATAAAGCCATCGCAATTTAAGTCGAAACATTTTTTTGCATGCGCGATATTGGTTACATCACAAAAAACTTTTCCGCCATAAGCGTGCGCTTGTTCAATCACTTCTTTCGGACTTCCAAGCGAAGTAATGTAAAATGGAACTTTTTTTTCGACACAAATTTTTAAATGCTTTTTGTACAAAGGATTGGTTTGTTGCACAATTAAATTAATTCCGTAAGTGCCTATTTTATTCTTTTGGGAAGCATTCAAGGTATCTAAAACAGTTTCGAGTTCGCCTTCTTTTCTATAATTTAACGAAGGAAAAGCACCTGCAATTCCAGCTTCCATTGCAGCTTCTGTCATTGCTACATTCGACACCAAAAACATTGGAGCCATAATTATCGGAAAAGAAATATTCAGTATTTCTGTGAGTTGGGTAGAAATAGGTTTCGTTTGCATCAAAAAATAATTTTTAAAAACCTTGCAAAATTAATCTATTTACTTCGTGCGAAAAAGATTTTTTTTATCTGCGAAAGCGAAATCAGCATACTTTTATTATTTAACTTTGGACAGCAATCAAAAAAATATTTTACAATGTACGACTTCCGAATTTTTGACATTCTTCCGCGTTATGCAGAAAAATTTCCACAGCCGGATGCCTTGGCATCAAAGGTAAATAACGAATGGGTAAAAATTAGCACTGCCGATTTTATTGTCAATTCAAACTTCATAAGTTGCGGACTTTTACAAGCTGGAATAAAAGCGGGGGATAAAATTGCGACCATTTCTAACAATCGTTATGAATGGAATTTTTTGGACATGGGCATGTTGCAAATTGGAGCCATTCACGTGCCAATTTATCCAACCATCAGCGAAGCCGATTATCGTTTTATTTTAAATGATGCAGAAGTAAAATTGGTGTTTGTTTCGAGCGAAGAATTATTTTTAAAAATAAAAAATATCGCTAGTGAAATCCCAACGATAAACAATCTTTTTACATTCGATTCGGTAATTGGCGCGAAAAGTTGGACAGAAATTTTAGAAGCTGGAAAAAAAGTTTTTTCGACCACTAATTTAAATGCTCTAAAGGCTGCGGTAAAACCGGATGATATCGCCACACTTATTTATACTTCCGGAACAACAGGAACACCAAAAGGAGTAATTCTTTCGCATAAAAATATTATGAGTAATGTAATTGCCGTTGAAGACCTGCCGCCCATTGATAATCAAGCGAAAGCCCTGAGTTTTTTACCAATTAATCACGTATACGAAAGGATGCTTACTTATTTATATATGTATTTGGGCGTTTCTATTTATTATGCGGAAAGTATTGATAAATTAATAGATAATATAAAAGAAGTTAAACCCGAAGTGTTTTCAACCGTTCCGCGTTTACTCGAAAAAATATATGAAAAAATTGTTGCTACCGGAAGTGGATTAAAAGGTATCAAAAAAATAATTTTCTTTTGGGCTTTAAATCTTGGTTTGCGTTATGAATTAGATGGCAAAAATGGCTGGTGGTACGCGTATCAACTGAGCATTGCCAACAAACTCGTTTTTAGTAAATGGCGCGAAGCTTTGGGCGGAAACGTAAGAGCCATTGTTTCGGGAAGTGCGCCTTTGCAACCACGTTTGGCACGTGTTTTTTGGGCAGCAAAAATTATTGTTTTGGAAGGCTACGGATTAACGGAAACTTCTCCTGTTATTTCTGTAAACACTACTGCCAAAGGCGGCGCGAAATTCGGAACAGTAGGCCCAATAATTAAAGATGTGGAAGTAAAAATTGCCGCGGATGGAGAAATATTGGTGAAAGGACCTAACGTTATGTTAGGCTATTACAAACGTCCGGATTTAACGGTGGAAGTAATTGATAGCGAAGGTTGGTTTCACACAGGCGATATTGGTTTGTTGGAAGATGGAAAATATTTAAAAATTACCGATCGGAAAAAAGAATTATTGAAAACTTCGGGAGGGAAATACATTGCTCCGCAACCGATTGAAAATAAATTTAAGGAATCGCATTTTATGGAACAAATTATGGTGGTGGGCGATGGACAAAAATTTGCTGGAGCGCTCGTAATACCTGCATTTCCATATTTAAAAGAATGGTGTAATCGGAAAAATATTCCGTACACAAGCAATGCCGAAATGATTAAAAATCCTTTGGTAATTGCCCGTTTCAAAAAAGAAATTGGAATAATGAATCCAAACTTCGGACACGTGGAACAAATCAAAGAGTTTGCATTGATTGCCGATGAATGGAGCGTAAATACGGGAGAATTAACGCCTACATTAAAATTAAAGCGCAAATTTATTTTAGCGAAATACAAAAATTTAATGGATAAAATGTATTCCTAAATTAGATTTGAGAATTTGAATATGTGCAGATGTAGCGATGCTAATTGAAAATTTATCGTCATTCTGAACTTGATTCAGAATCTACGCGAAGAATTTTTTTTCGGTATCGAATCTCGAATAAAATTTAGACTTTTTGTCTACTCCAACGGAGTTATGAAATATAATCTTTTAAGAAAAAAACATCCTACGCTATGCTTTGAAAAATATTTTTTCAAATATATTTTTCTACATCAAAAAAACGGCTTCAAAAAAATAATTTTTCAAAAGGAATTTTATTGCTTAGCGCAAAATGAGTAAGCGCGAAGCATCTAATTTTATAAAAATAAATAATAGAATAGTAAATGCCCAAAGCGAGGAACCTCCGTAACTGAAGAATGGCAAGGGAATTCCGATAACAGGAACCAATCCAATCGTCATGCCGATGTTTACCATTACGTGAAAAAAGAAAATGGACGCCACGCCGTAACCGTATATTCTACTGAATAAAGAGCGCTGTCGTTCTGCCAAAAAAACAATTCGACAGATAAAAAACATAAAAGCGATAACTACAAAAGCACTTCCCAGAAATCCCCATTCTTCGCCGATGGTACAGAAAATAAAATCAGTAGCTTGTTCCGGAACAAAATTATATTTTGTTTGCGTGCCTTGTAAAAAACCTTTTCCAGTAAAGCCTCCAGAACCAATTGAAATTTTTGCTTGATTGACATTGTAGCCCGATTTTGTTTTTTCGCTGGCATCGCCTTTTCCTAAAAAAACATCCAATCTCTTTTTTTGATATCCATGCAAATGATTAAATGCGTAACTCGTGCCAACCACAGCTCCGCAGGAAAGCAGCAAAACACTTAGAATCAAAAAAATATTTTTCAATTTCTTTTTCATTAACAAAATAAAAATTACTGCAATACCAGAAAGTGTACCGATTAAAATAATTTTATCGACGACCAAAGAAAGCACAAAAAGCAACAACACCAAAAAGCCCAACAGAAGCATGTTCCCGGATAATCCTTCGCGATACATCACTAAAATAAATACCAAATAAACCAAGGCGATACCCGTTTCGTTTTCGAGTAAAATGAGTAATGCGGGAAATAAAATAATGAGAAAGGATTTTATTTTGGTGGATAATTTATTCATGTTCGTATCCATATTGCTGAGGTATTTTGCCAAAGCCAAATCGACGGCAAACTTGGCAAATTCGGCGGGCTGTATAGCCACTTGACCAATCCGAAACCAAGATCTACTACCAGAAATAGTGGTTCCCAGGAATAAAACTGCGACCAACATCAACATACTTAATACATAAATGGGCCAAGGAAATGCGGTGTAAAAATCAACATCAATAATGAGAATAATAAGGGCGAGTAAAAATCCGGTTCCAATCCAAATTAATTGTTTGCCGTATTTCTGCGACATGTCAAAAATACTGCTGTGCGCATCGTTGTATATGGCGGCGTACACGTTCATCCAGCCGATGCACACAAACATCACATACATGATGATAAGTGTCCAATCAACTCCTTCTACTATTTTAGTGCTACTTCTTTTCAACGTATTGAATTAAATTTTCAGCGATAATCTTTTTTTCTAAATCAGGACGAGTAATCGTATCCGTTAAATATTTTTCTATCATTAAACTCGCAATAGGAGCAGCTACTTCTGCACCAAATCCGCCACGTTCCACCACAACAGAAATGGCAATTTTTGGATTGTCTTTCGGCGCAAAAGCGATAAAAAGCGAATTGTTTCTTCCCGTCGGATTTTGCGCTGTTCCTGTTTTTCCGCACATGTCAATTCCGTTTATTTTTGAAGCAGCGGCTGTTCCTTTTTCCACCACTTCCGCCATCGCATCTACAACAATTCCAAAATATTTTTGATCCACAATAGTATATTGTTTGGTGGTGTATTTTGGCAATTGCATTTTTTTATCACCAATATATTTGATGATATGCGGGATATAATAAAAACCTCTGTTTGCGATAATTGCCGCTTCGTTGGCGAGTTGTAGTGGGTTTACGCCCAATGCGCCTTGACCAATGGCGAGCGAAATAACATTAGAAGCTTTCCAAGCACCTTTTCCAAATAAAGTATTGTAATAATTAACGGAAGGCACGGAACCTCTGAGTGCATTGGGTAAATCAATCGCCAACCGCTGACCAATACCGAAACTGAAAATAGCCTTTTTCCAAGCCTCAAAACCTTCTACGGTACTTCTATCGTATTGCGGCGCGTCAATCACACTGCGGAAAACATTGCAAAAATAAGTATTGCAAGAATGTGCAATCGCATCTTCCAAATCAAGGGAACCGTGCGCCGCATCACATTTAACAGTCCAATTACCCATGTGAAAACCGCCATCACAATAATAATGCGTACTTGGAGATAACACGCCGTCTTGTTGTCCGATGAGTGCCATGATTGGCTTAAAGGTAGAGCCCGGAGGATATTGCGCCATCAACGCTCTGTTAAACAAAGGCACTGTAATAGTGTCCAAAGCCAGTTGCGCGTAATTGTGCGAACGCTCTCGTCCGACCAATAAATTTGGATCATAAGAAGGTGAAGTAACCATCGCTAAAATTTCACCAGTTGCGGGCTCAATGGCAACAATACTTCCAACTTTATTCTGCAATAATTTTTCACCTAACTGTTCTAAAACCGCATCAATAGAGGAGGTGAGATTGGCGCCCGGAACGGCAATGGTATCGTATTTCCCGTTTTGATAACTGCCCATTTCTCGGTTGTGCACATCCACCATGATAATTTTCAATCCTTTTTTTCCACGCAATTCTTTTTCGTAGGATTTCTCTATGCCGCTGATACCAATGTAATCGCCTTGTTTGTAATACGAACTGGTATCGGCAATGTCTTCACTTACTTCGCCTACGTAGCCTAAAACGTGTGCTGCTGTTTTCATCGGATACTTTCGGAGCGAGCGCGTTTCAACATAAAATCCGCGAAAGCGATACAATTGTTCTTGCAACAAAGCATACGTTTCCGCCGAAAGTTGAGATGCGAAGACTGAAGGAATACGTGGGGAATTAGGACTTGTCGAAGATTTTTTCATTTTTTCAATATAATCTTCTTTCGAAATATTGATGAGATTGCAGAGTGCCATCGTATCAATATTTTTTGCTTCGTGCGGCACCACCATCAAATCATACGCCGCCGAATTATACACTAAAATTTTTCCGTTGCGATCAAAAATATATCCTCTGTCGGGATATTGCGTTACGTAGCGAAAAGCCTGATTGCGCGCATCTAATTTGTAACTATCGTCGATGACTTGAATGTAAAAAAGACGGATAATAAAAGCCAATCCGACCAGCAAAAAAATACCAATAATTACGTATTGCCTTTCCGAAAAACGATTCATTTTTGTTTTTCTTTATAAAATAAAAATTGGCTGATGAACAATAAAATAATGGTGGCAATAGAACTAAAAATAATTTTTAAGAAGGTAGATCCGAATTCTGAAAAACGAAAAAATTCGACTGTAAATAAAACGGTGTGATGAATGAGTACCAACACGATCGAATAAGGTAAAAACCATTGTAAACCCATCGAGCGCAAAGTAGGCTCTGCACCAAATTCATATCCATCGCGTGGAGAAATAATGCGCAACACGCTTGGGCGACAATACGCCATAAACACGCAAGCAAACGCGTGCATTCCCATCGTGTTGTAAAACATATCCATCGTTAAGCCCGTTACAAATGCGATAATCAGCAATAATCCATTGGGAATGGTAAAAGGAAGCATCATCAAAAATAAAATATAAATAAACGGATTTACGAATTTTCCGAGTTCGATATTTTTCACGATGAGCACCTGCAAAAGCATTAAAATCAGGAAGCGTGCGGTATTTCGGAGAACGTCATTGAGCATTTTGCGAAACTTTTTCTAAACTATCTTGTTCCTCTTTCATCACATTTTCAACTATAAAAACGTAGCTACTTACGGATTTAAAATCAGTGGAAAGTTTTATTTTTACTTTGAAAAAATATTCTCCGGGAACGGTCGAAAAACTTTCTACTGTACCTACCATTACGCCCTCCGGAAAAATTCCAGTGTAAGCGCTTGTCAAAATAGTGTCTCCTTTTTGAAGTTTAATATTTCCAGGAATATCACTTAACTGTGCATAACGATAATCGCCGCCATCCCACGAAAGTGGACCAAATGCGCCATATTTTTTTATCATCACACTGATCTTTGTTTCTTTGTGTAAAACCGACATGACGGAACAAAAATTAGCAGAAACATTTTTTACAATTCCAATAATTCCGGATCCCGAAATAACGCCCATTTCTGGTTTCACACCTTGCGAACTTCCTGCTTCTAAGGTCAGATAATTGCTGCGTTGATCGGTTGAATTGTTAACGACTTTAGCGCTGATGTATTGATATTTTTGTTTGTGTATGGAATCGTTAATCCAATATTTTTCTGCCTTGGTCTGGATAAAAGAGGAAAGCAACAAATTGTGCAAACGCGCATTTTCCGTTGCTAAATTTTGATTCGTATTTTTTAAATTGAGGTATTCGTTGGCTTGCGATGAAAGCGTAAAAAAAAATCCGGCCACTTTGTTGGATGAATTGATAAATCCGGCGCGCTGAAATTTATTATTCTGAACAATTAAAAAGATGGAGAAGCCCTGCAATAGGGCAAACAGAAAGAAAAAATGGTGTTTCCAGATAAAGGTAACAAGGTTTCTCATGATTTATCTGCTGTAAAGAGGTTTGAAAAAATATTTTTTCAAACCTCTTTTTCAAGGTCATTTTTATTTGATCAAAAACTGAAATTTATTTACATTTTTCAAAGCAATTCCTGTTCCTCTCGCAACTGCTCTGAGTGGATCTTCCGCAATGTGAACGGGCAATTTCGTTTTCAAGGAAATACGTTTGTCCAATCCGCGCAACATGGAACCGCCGCCCGCCAAATAAATTCCTTTTTTATAAATATCTGCGGAAAGCTCTGGTGGCGTCATCTCCAGCGCATTTAAAACAGCTTCTTCCACTTTCGAAATGGATTTATCCAATGCTGCCGCAATTTCTCTATATGAAACATGGATTTCTTTCGGAACGCCTGTCATCAAATCTCTTCCGTGTACAGCGTAATCTTCAGGTGGATCTTCAATTTCCTCCATCGCTGCACCTACTTTTATTTTTACGATTTCTGCGGAGCGTTCACCAATCAATAAATTGTGTTGTCTGCGCATGTATTCTTCGATATTCGCTGTAAAATCATCTCCTGCAATCCGAATAGATTTATCGCAAACAATTCCGCCCAACGCGATAACCGCGATTTCACTGGTTCCTCCGCCAATATCAATAATCATATTTCCCATCGGCTCTTCCACGTCAATTCCAATTCCGATAGCCGCAGCCATTGGTTCGTGAATCAAATAAACTTCTTTTCCGCCTGCATGTTCTGCGGAATCTCGAACGGCGCGTTTCTCCACTTCCGTGATTCCGGAAGGAATACAAATAACCATTTTTAAAGAAGGATTGAACAAATGTTTTCCTGGATTAATCATTTTTATCATCGCGCGAATCATGTGTTCCGCTGCATGGAAATCCGCAATTACGCCATCTTTCAGCGGACGAATGGTTTTAATGTTCTCGTGCGTTTTTCCGTGCATTTGCTGCGCCACTTTTCCTACCGCAATTACTTTTCCGGTCAATCGGTCAATGGCAACAATAGACGGTTCATCCACCACTACTTTGTCGTTGTGAATAATCAGCGTATTGGCTGTTCCCAAGTCAATCGCTATTTCTTGTGTTAAAAAATTAAATAAACCCATTCTTTTTTTATTCGATTTAGGATTCTGAAATTTAGGATTTAAAATTTCCAATCCAATTGTTAGTATTAAATTTTTTTAAGAGAATTAAATCCTAAATGAGAAATCCTCAATCATTTATTTTAATGTTTAAAATGCCTTGTTCCCGTCATCACCATCGTCATTTTATTCGCATCGCAATAGGTAACAGAGTCTTTGTCTTTAATGGATCCTCCCGGCTGAATAACTGCGTTGATTCCCACTTTGTGTGCAATTTCTACGCAATCCGGAAATGGGAAAAATGCGTCCGATGCCATCACGGAACCTTCCAATGAAAAACCAAAACTGGTGGCTTTGTGAATGGCTTGTTGCAAGGCATCTACGCGAGATGTTTGTCCTACACCGCTTGCTAAAAGTTTTTTATTTTTTACCAAAACGATGGTGTTTGATTTACTTTGTTTCACTACTTTATTTGCAAATTCAAGGTCGGTTAATTCGGCTTGTGTAGGACTTACAAGCGTTACCGTTCGCATGTCTGCGATGGTTTCTGTTTTTAAATCTTTGTCTTGTTCGATGACGCCGTTTAACAGTGTTCGAAAATTCTTTTTCGGAAGCGAAACTTTTTTCTGCTCTAAAATTATTCGATTCGGTTTTGTTTTTAAAATCTCGAAAGCCTTTTCTTCGTAGGCTGGCGCGATGATAACTTCAAAAAATAATTTATTTATTTCTTCGGCAGTAGCAACATCTAATGGTACGTTAGTAATTAAAATTCCACCGAAAGCACTTACTGGATCGCCTGCCAAAGCAGCTTTCCATGCAGTCAATAAATTTTTATCGGAAGCAATTCCGCAAGCATTGTTGTGTTTTAAAATCGCGAAAGTAGTATCGGTAAATTCTGCCATTAAATTTACGGCAGCATCTACATCCAATAAATTATTATAGGATAATTCTTTCCCGTTTTTCTGTGTAAAAATTTCGTCTAAGTTTCCGTAAAAAACACCCAATTGATGAGGATTTTCGCCGTAACGTAGCGTTTTAGAATTTAAAACACTTTGCTTGAAAAAATTATTTTTTTCAGAATTAAAGTAATTAAAAATAGCGGTGTCGTAATGCGAAGAAACATTAAAAGCCTTTGTTGCCAATGCTTTTCGGTCATCTAACGAAGATTGCCCTTTTTGTTTTTCTAAAATAGTTTCGAGCAAAAAAGAGTAATCATTCTTTGAAGAAGTAATCACTACATCTTTAAAGTTTTTGGCTGCGGCACGAATCAATGAAATACCGCCGATGTCAATTTTTTCAATTACGTCGCTTTCCGAAGCGCCTAATTTTACAGTGTCTTCAAAAGGATATAAATCAACAATGACTAAATCAATTTCCGGAATTTGATATTCTTCCAATTGCATTAAATCGTCTTGTAATTCACGTCTGCCAAGGATTCCGCCAAAAATTTTTGGATGCAATGTTTTCACTCTTCCGCCAAGTATCGAAGGATAAGATGTCAATTCCTCAACAGGAACAACGCTTACACCTAATTTTTCAATAAAAGTTTGTGTACCTCCTGTACTAAAAATTTTCACCCCAAGTGCTTGAAGTTGGCGAACAATTGGTTCTAAACCATCTTTAGAATACACTGAAATTAAGGCATTGTTTATTTTTTTCAAACTGCTCATCCTCATTTTTATTAGCTGCAAAGGTAAGAAATATATATCCGCTATGTAAGTGATATTACCATTGTTAATAAAGATTTTTTTATTGTTGATAAGGCGGTTTTGGAGAGTG
Encoded proteins:
- the mreC gene encoding rod shape-determining protein MreC — encoded protein: MRNLVTFIWKHHFFFLFALLQGFSIFLIVQNNKFQRAGFINSSNKVAGFFFTLSSQANEYLNLKNTNQNLATENARLHNLLLSSFIQTKAEKYWINDSIHKQKYQYISAKVVNNSTDQRSNYLTLEAGSSQGVKPEMGVISGSGIIGIVKNVSANFCSVMSVLHKETKISVMIKKYGAFGPLSWDGGDYRYAQLSDIPGNIKLQKGDTILTSAYTGIFPEGVMVGTVESFSTVPGEYFFKVKIKLSTDFKSVSSYVFIVENVMKEEQDSLEKVSQNAQ
- the mreD gene encoding rod shape-determining protein MreD; translation: MLNDVLRNTARFLILMLLQVLIVKNIELGKFVNPFIYILFLMMLPFTIPNGLLLIIAFVTGLTMDMFYNTMGMHAFACVFMAYCRPSVLRIISPRDGYEFGAEPTLRSMGLQWFLPYSIVLVLIHHTVLFTVEFFRFSEFGSTFLKIIFSSIATIILLFISQFLFYKEKQK
- the purH gene encoding bifunctional phosphoribosylaminoimidazolecarboxamide formyltransferase/IMP cyclohydrolase, coding for MSSLKKINNALISVYSKDGLEPIVRQLQALGVKIFSTGGTQTFIEKLGVSVVPVEELTSYPSILGGRVKTLHPKIFGGILGRRELQDDLMQLEEYQIPEIDLVIVDLYPFEDTVKLGASESDVIEKIDIGGISLIRAAAKNFKDVVITSSKNDYSFLLETILEKQKGQSSLDDRKALATKAFNVSSHYDTAIFNYFNSEKNNFFKQSVLNSKTLRYGENPHQLGVFYGNLDEIFTQKNGKELSYNNLLDVDAAVNLMAEFTDTTFAILKHNNACGIASDKNLLTAWKAALAGDPVSAFGGILITNVPLDVATAEEINKLFFEVIIAPAYEEKAFEILKTKPNRIILEQKKVSLPKKNFRTLLNGVIEQDKDLKTETIADMRTVTLVSPTQAELTDLEFANKVVKQSKSNTIVLVKNKKLLASGVGQTSRVDALQQAIHKATSFGFSLEGSVMASDAFFPFPDCVEIAHKVGINAVIQPGGSIKDKDSVTYCDANKMTMVMTGTRHFKH
- a CDS encoding rod shape-determining protein, whose product is MGLFNFLTQEIAIDLGTANTLIIHNDKVVVDEPSIVAIDRLTGKVIAVGKVAQQMHGKTHENIKTIRPLKDGVIADFHAAEHMIRAMIKMINPGKHLFNPSLKMVICIPSGITEVEKRAVRDSAEHAGGKEVYLIHEPMAAAIGIGIDVEEPMGNMIIDIGGGTSEIAVIALGGIVCDKSIRIAGDDFTANIEEYMRRQHNLLIGERSAEIVKIKVGAAMEEIEDPPEDYAVHGRDLMTGVPKEIHVSYREIAAALDKSISKVEEAVLNALEMTPPELSADIYKKGIYLAGGGSMLRGLDKRISLKTKLPVHIAEDPLRAVARGTGIALKNVNKFQFLIK
- the mrdA gene encoding penicillin-binding protein 2, whose product is MNRFSERQYVIIGIFLLVGLAFIIRLFYIQVIDDSYKLDARNQAFRYVTQYPDRGYIFDRNGKILVYNSAAYDLMVVPHEAKNIDTMALCNLINISKEDYIEKMKKSSTSPNSPRIPSVFASQLSAETYALLQEQLYRFRGFYVETRSLRKYPMKTAAHVLGYVGEVSEDIADTSSYYKQGDYIGISGIEKSYEKELRGKKGLKIIMVDVHNREMGSYQNGKYDTIAVPGANLTSSIDAVLEQLGEKLLQNKVGSIVAIEPATGEILAMVTSPSYDPNLLVGRERSHNYAQLALDTITVPLFNRALMAQYPPGSTFKPIMALIGQQDGVLSPSTHYYCDGGFHMGNWTVKCDAAHGSLDLEDAIAHSCNTYFCNVFRSVIDAPQYDRSTVEGFEAWKKAIFSFGIGQRLAIDLPNALRGSVPSVNYYNTLFGKGAWKASNVISLAIGQGALGVNPLQLANEAAIIANRGFYYIPHIIKYIGDKKMQLPKYTTKQYTIVDQKYFGIVVDAMAEVVEKGTAAASKINGIDMCGKTGTAQNPTGRNNSLFIAFAPKDNPKIAISVVVERGGFGAEVAAPIASLMIEKYLTDTITRPDLEKKIIAENLIQYVEKK